The proteins below come from a single Garra rufa chromosome 3, GarRuf1.0, whole genome shotgun sequence genomic window:
- the slc67a1 gene encoding solute carrier family 22 member 18, translating into MEPAAKQKVIYITYLIVALDITWLFLQFSITPYLARRLGFDTIWFGYLQTTVGVIQLLGGPIYGRFADIFGARAALSVSCLASVVYFLLLTVADNTFMLFVHKLPAIFMHALPGAQMVVADLSENEKRADALGKLGLCFGIGMIAGSSLGGTLSTRFGEKFAASFAAVGSLVSLLLVLKFIPKQTKIQTVPESNKKGSSNSVFNLGEITRLMKFPGVAKTFTVKIISGLPTGIFQVMFSIIAMNFFQLKAEQNGYLMAYFGIVQMVIQGAVIGRLTSRFSENSLLLVSVGISSVVGLAQALMTNVFHFCLIVIPMMFSLSVFNVITDSMLTKSVSPADTGTMLGLCASVQSLLRTVGPTIGGFLYETYGVPSFGYIQCVINAAVFSFLLATGGRSHPHRP; encoded by the exons ATGGAACCAGCAGCAAAGCAGAAAGTGATTTACATCACCTACCTCATCGTAGCTCTGGACATCACCTGGCTCTTCCTCCAGTTCTCCATAACACCG TATTTGGCGAGGAGGCTCGGGTTCGATACTATTTGGTTCGGGTATCTGCAGACCACAGTTGGAGTGATTCAGCTTCTTGGAGGCCCTATTTATGGAAG GTTTGCAGATATATTCGGAGCACGTGCAGCTCTCTCTGTGTCTTGCTTGGCGTCAGTGGTTTATTTCCTACTTTTGACAGTTGCAGACAACACTTTTATGCTTTTCGTGCACAAACTACCAGCTATTTTCATGCACGCACTGCCAG GAGCTCAAATGGTGGTAGCAGATCTGTCAGAGAATGAGAAGCGAGCGGATGCTCTTGGGAAACTCGGCCTCTGCTTTGGCATTGGCATGATCGCAGGATCATCACTGGGTGGGACCCTCAGCACACGCTTTGG GGAAAAGTTTGCAGCATCTTTTGCGGCTGTCGGGAGTTTGGTTTCTTTGCTGTTGGTGTTGAAATTTATCCCTAAACAGACCAAAATACAAACCGTGCCGGAGAGTAACA AGAAGGGATCATCAAATTCTGTGTTTAATCTGGGGGAGATCACAAGACTGATGAAGTTTCCAGGTGTTGCAAAGACTTTTACAGTGAAGATTATTTCTGGATTACCAACAG GTATATTTCAAGTTATGTTCTCCATCATTGCCATGAACTTCTTCCAACTGAAGGCAGAGCAGAATGGCTATCTGATGGCTTACTTTGGCATAGTACAAATG GTAATCCAAGGTGCTGTAATTGGGCGTCTTACCTCTAGATTTTCAGAGAATTCTTTACTGCTGGTGTCTGTTGGGATATCCAGTGTAGTGGGCCTTGCACAG GCTTTGATGACCAACgtgtttcatttttgtttaatcgTGATACCGATGATGTTTTCTCTAAGTGTCTTCAATGTCATCACAGATAGCATGTTGACCAAGAGTGTGTCTCCAGCTGACACAG GAACCATGCTGGGTCTGTGTGCGTCGGTGCAGTCTCTTTTACGAACTGTGGGCCCAACCATTGGAGGATTCCTCTATGAGACATACGGTGTGCCATCCTTCGGATACATCCAGTGTGTCATCAACGCTGCTGTCTTTAGCTTTCTGCTAGCCACAGGAGGGCGCTCACATCCACACAGACCCTAA